The genomic region GCTACTACAGAATGTACTTATTTTGGGGTAGCGTTAAATCACGAATTTGTTATAGATTTTTCTATAAAAACTAAGCATTATGGAATTCTAGACAGTGATTATTTAAACGATTATCAGCTACTAAAAAGTGGGTTTCCTGAAGGCGCACTCTATACTAAGTTTCATTCTCAATATAAGTGAGAGTATCAGCCTAGAAAGTAGTAGCTTTAACGCGATCGCTTGTAATTTAGTGTTTTTATAAGTTTATCTGAATCTAAATGAGGATTGTATAAGTTAGAAAAATAAATTTTCAAGGTTAAGTTAGATTAATACTCACTCTCAGTACTAAACAAAAGTCAGCGGACTTCCTCAATGAGAGTTAGGCTATAACTAGATTGTAATTAGTTATTCACTTGCCCCTTTGAGCGACATTAATTTGTGAACGATAAAATTGAATTCTCGTAAGACACAAATTTGTGAAAAACGTCATCAATTTGTTAAAAGCGACATTAATTTGTGAACAGCGACATCTAATTTGTGAATGTACAGAAGTGAGCTTCATTACTGCACCTCTTCTTTGATAATTTTCACAATATCGTCATTAATATGACCTTGACTTTTGCGGTCTAGTCTATTTTTCTCTAGTTGGCAGACTCGCTCGATAATTTGCCTAATCTCTGGCGCAGCAGTTACTATCGGCTCCTGCACGTCACTCATATTTGATTCTGTTATCATGCTAGTACAAATGAATGCTATGCAATATTTTATACATGTGTACTACCGTTTGGCTACCGATCGGTAAGTCAAAAGTCAAAAGCTAAAAGTCAAAAAAGTAAGCCTCGTAGCTGCTCCAGCTTGGGCTGCTGCACAAATACAATCTTTATGTAAAACAAGCGTTAAAAAACTTGTAGAGCGTAAACTGCACTACCTTTATCTGCGTTTAACTAAATCTCTTTACAAGAGTGTAATACTGGCAGAAAAATTTAAGCTGGAAAAATCTTGTATTTTTACTTTTCTGATGATATTATTACTTTAACCAAGATGGTTTTCTTAATAATCAAAGTATAAACGTTTCAAAAAAAAGAAATAGCATTTCTAGTATAAGCAATAAATATCACGATCGCAGATTGAAAGTCAATCCACCATAGCTAAATAAATTTATTTTTGCGATCGCAAGTAAAGAATAATTAAAGTTTACTTTTGTTCTTGCTGGGGAACTGCGGGTGCAGAAGTTGCAGGCTGAGGATTAGCTAACTTGTTGATTTGCTCTTTTTCTGAGGGACTAGGTGCAAGGGCAGCAGCTTGCTCGAACAAGGGCTTAGCTAGCTCTGGCTTACCCTGTTCTTGAAGTAGCAGTGCCTTGCCTAAAACAGGACGATAATCTTTCCGATCGATTTGCATTGCCCGATCGAAAGCGGCATTGGCGCGATCGCTATTTTTCTGAGCAGCATAAACTTGACCCAATACCAAGTGATATAAACCTTCATTAGGGTTGAGAGCAATCAGTTTTTCCAAAGGTGCGATCGCACCCTGAAAGTCTCTTTGGCGGACGCGAACTTCTACTAATCCCTTCAGTGCTGCTTGGTTATCTGGCTCCTGTTTCAGAACGAGTTCGTACTCCTGTGCCTGATTCACCAGTGGAGATGAAGACTGCGATCGCGCTGTCTGACTAGCGGTGGGCGTAGCTTCCTGCGCTGGCTGACTATCTTTGACTATGCCCTCTAACAGGGGTAACATCGAAGCCCCAATAAAGAAAACGGCTCCTAGCGCCAAGACGAGATTGATGAACCAACGACTGCGGGATGGCTGTGACACGATATCGCTTTGAACTCTACTTCCATATCTTAAAAGCTAACATTCAGAATGCTAATTGCTCATTGCCGAGCGCTAGGGGTTAATTTACCTAGTTGCTTGTACGAGTGCAGATTTTGTAAAATAGCGATTTTCCGATCTAGGGTAACATCACAACCAATTGGGGTTGTAGTGATATGTTATGCTGCGCTCACGCTTAGTTTACTTCTTACCAATGAGCTACGCTTGCCGACAGCATACAAAACGTAACTTAAATTATCCGCCGCTCGAATTTGCGAGCAGCAGGATAAAAATAGTCCCAAATGGGATTTGTCTCCGCCGCTAAGGAGTTTTTATGAATTCCGACCTGATTCCGTCTTCCCAAGTTTCCGATTCCGATTCCCAA from Scytonema millei VB511283 harbors:
- a CDS encoding tetratricopeptide repeat protein; translated protein: MSQPSRSRWFINLVLALGAVFFIGASMLPLLEGIVKDSQPAQEATPTASQTARSQSSSPLVNQAQEYELVLKQEPDNQAALKGLVEVRVRQRDFQGAIAPLEKLIALNPNEGLYHLVLGQVYAAQKNSDRANAAFDRAMQIDRKDYRPVLGKALLLQEQGKPELAKPLFEQAAALAPSPSEKEQINKLANPQPATSAPAVPQQEQK